The Candidatus Krumholzibacteriia bacterium genome contains a region encoding:
- a CDS encoding polymer-forming cytoskeletal protein, protein MSPKEEATPQVAVATVLSAGTRAVGELHSSDDLVLVGSFEGRLRVDRALRIMPEGRLQGEVQAERILVLGQTQGSLHAQQRIEIKPGAVVSGEVVAPQIRIHEGVILNAKVHMSGPVGPPRHYLLPALLKSYAEGPREDLEETEQAAENFLRGMGFDLETRAERADRSGALRPIFRCREPLPYPKLRERLQRVEQALRAASAPAAAGATPEAPLQVTGTGGAREVAQALARLRRAALVVGPVALVRLDENPGDLHLSVRVRRTLPESAGVDGPDPATLLLSLQKLQHELLDELG, encoded by the coding sequence ATGAGCCCGAAGGAAGAAGCAACGCCCCAGGTCGCAGTGGCGACGGTGCTCTCGGCCGGAACACGAGCCGTGGGTGAGTTGCACTCGTCGGATGATCTGGTGCTGGTAGGTAGCTTCGAGGGCCGGCTCCGAGTGGATCGGGCGCTGCGCATCATGCCCGAAGGGAGACTCCAGGGCGAAGTGCAAGCGGAGCGCATCCTCGTTCTCGGCCAAACGCAGGGCAGCCTGCATGCGCAGCAGCGCATCGAGATCAAGCCCGGCGCCGTCGTCTCCGGCGAGGTGGTGGCGCCGCAGATCCGCATTCACGAGGGTGTGATCCTGAACGCCAAGGTGCACATGTCCGGTCCGGTGGGCCCGCCGCGCCACTATCTGTTACCGGCGCTGCTCAAGTCCTACGCCGAGGGGCCGCGGGAGGACCTGGAGGAGACCGAACAGGCGGCGGAGAACTTCCTGCGCGGTATGGGGTTCGACCTGGAGACGCGGGCCGAGCGCGCCGACCGCTCGGGGGCGTTGCGTCCCATCTTCCGTTGCCGCGAGCCCCTGCCGTACCCGAAGTTGCGGGAGCGCTTGCAACGAGTGGAGCAGGCGCTACGGGCCGCGAGCGCGCCCGCAGCGGCCGGGGCCACCCCGGAGGCACCGCTGCAAGTGACGGGAACCGGCGGCGCCCGCGAGGTCGCCCAGGCTCTGGCGCGCCTGCGCCGTGCCGCGCTGGTGGTCGGACCCGTGGCGCTGGTGCGCCTCGACGAGAACCCCGGCGATCTGCACCTGTCGGTGCGGGTGCGCCGCACCTTGCCAGAGAGCGCCGGTGTGGACGGCCCCGATCCTGCCACGTTGCTCCTGTCGCTGCAGAAACTGCAACACGAACTGCTCGACGAACTCGGCTGA
- a CDS encoding DUF1203 domain-containing protein: MKNSFRFVALPAEQFAPLFDQSDAELQAAGARRLLVDEKPGFPCRVSLVDAEAGETVLLLPFTHHDVPTPYRASGPIFVRREARTAQPSVDEVPVMFRHRLLSIRAYDRAAMLVGAQVLPGAELEAAIQQLFANGTASTLHIHNAGPGCYNCSVVRA; encoded by the coding sequence ATGAAGAACTCTTTTCGATTCGTCGCTTTGCCCGCCGAACAGTTCGCCCCCCTTTTTGATCAAAGCGATGCGGAGTTACAGGCAGCGGGCGCTCGCCGTCTGCTCGTCGATGAGAAGCCGGGGTTTCCCTGTCGCGTGAGCCTGGTGGACGCGGAGGCGGGCGAGACCGTTCTGCTTCTTCCGTTCACGCATCACGATGTACCGACTCCCTATCGCGCCTCGGGACCGATCTTCGTGCGCCGGGAGGCAAGGACGGCGCAGCCTTCCGTCGACGAGGTTCCGGTCATGTTCAGGCACCGCCTCCTTTCCATCCGCGCTTATGACAGAGCAGCCATGCTTGTCGGCGCGCAGGTCCTTCCCGGAGCCGAACTCGAAGCGGCGATCCAACAGCTCTTCGCGAACGGCACCGCGAGCACTCTGCACATCCACAATGCGGGCCCTGGTTGCTACAACTGCTCTGTGGTGCGTGCCTGA
- the clpB gene encoding ATP-dependent chaperone ClpB translates to MDLNRLTQKSQEAVLEAQNTAVRYGHQEVDAEHLALALLRQGDGLLPRLLERLQVPVQPLAAALESELDKRPRISGPGAEPGRILVTQRFQRLFVKAEDEAKRLRDDYVSVEHLALALLDEDPSTPLGRLWKQFHVGRDAFLKALSAVRGNQRVTSATPEGTYEVLSKYGIDLVEQARQGKLDPVIGRDEEIRRVVRILSRKTKNNPVLIGEPGVGKTAIVEGLAQRIVRGDVPEWLQDRSLFALDMGSLLAGAKFRGEFEERIKAVLQEVRQSQGRILMFIDELHNIVGAGRTEGSPDAGNLLKPMLARGELHCIGATTLDEYRKHVEKDAALERRFQPIMVEPPNVEDTISILRGLRERFEVHHGVRIQDAALVAAAVLSNRYISDRFLPDKAIDLMDEACATIRTEIDSMPAELDAVTRRVMQLEIEEAALKKEKDAQSRERLQALRAELADLQTQAASMRAQWQKEKEAIAAVRALREQIEQVRREMAEAERKYDLNRAAELKHGRLPELERQLKAGEAALSDPSGKRLLQEEVTEGEIAEIVSRWTGIPVTRLVEGERDKLLRLDQILHERVVGQDEAVQLVADAVLRARSGIKDPRRPIGSFIFLGPTGVGKTELAKALAQALFDSEDNLVRIDMSEYMEKHTVSRLLGAPPGYVGYEEGGQLTEAVRRKPYTIVLFDEIEKAHHDVFNVLLQILDDGRATDAQGRTVDFKNTVIIMTSNVGSPLLLEGLTATGEIRPAAREAVLRELRAHFRPEFLNRVDEVVLFKPLTFEEIQSIVELLLRDLRRRLLERRIDLQLSDAAREHVARAGYDPVYGARPLKRTLQRQIETRLGRALVAGQVPDGATVRIDLENGDLAFHIEPLAASARAS, encoded by the coding sequence ATGGATCTCAATCGGCTGACACAGAAGTCGCAGGAGGCGGTGCTCGAAGCGCAGAACACCGCGGTCCGCTACGGGCATCAGGAAGTCGACGCGGAGCACCTGGCGCTGGCGCTGCTACGGCAGGGGGACGGCCTGCTGCCGCGGCTCCTCGAGCGCCTGCAGGTGCCAGTGCAGCCCCTGGCGGCGGCGCTCGAAAGCGAGCTCGACAAACGCCCCCGCATTTCCGGTCCCGGTGCCGAGCCGGGCCGCATCCTGGTGACGCAGCGCTTCCAGCGCCTCTTCGTCAAGGCCGAGGACGAGGCCAAGCGCCTGCGGGACGACTATGTCTCGGTGGAGCACCTGGCGCTGGCGCTCCTCGACGAAGATCCTTCCACGCCTCTCGGCCGCCTGTGGAAGCAGTTCCATGTCGGCCGCGACGCTTTCCTCAAGGCGCTCTCGGCGGTGCGCGGCAACCAGCGGGTCACCAGCGCCACCCCCGAAGGCACCTACGAGGTGCTGAGCAAGTACGGCATCGACCTCGTCGAGCAGGCTCGGCAAGGCAAGCTCGACCCGGTCATCGGGCGGGACGAGGAGATCCGCCGCGTCGTTCGCATCCTGTCGCGGAAGACGAAGAACAACCCGGTGCTCATCGGCGAACCCGGGGTGGGCAAGACCGCCATCGTCGAAGGCCTGGCGCAGCGCATCGTCCGCGGCGACGTGCCGGAGTGGCTGCAAGACCGCAGCCTCTTCGCCCTCGACATGGGGTCACTGCTCGCCGGCGCCAAGTTCCGCGGCGAGTTCGAGGAACGCATCAAGGCCGTGCTCCAGGAGGTGCGCCAGAGCCAGGGCCGCATCCTCATGTTCATCGACGAGCTGCACAACATCGTCGGTGCCGGGCGCACCGAGGGTTCGCCCGACGCGGGCAACCTGCTCAAGCCCATGCTGGCCCGCGGCGAGCTGCACTGCATCGGCGCCACCACCCTCGACGAGTACCGTAAGCACGTGGAGAAGGATGCGGCGCTGGAGCGGCGCTTCCAGCCCATCATGGTGGAGCCGCCGAACGTGGAGGACACGATCTCGATTCTCCGCGGCCTGCGCGAGCGCTTCGAGGTGCACCACGGCGTCCGCATCCAGGACGCCGCCCTCGTCGCCGCCGCGGTGCTCTCCAACCGCTACATCTCTGACCGCTTCCTCCCCGACAAGGCCATCGATCTGATGGACGAGGCCTGCGCCACCATCCGCACCGAGATCGACTCCATGCCGGCGGAGCTGGACGCGGTGACCCGACGGGTGATGCAGCTCGAGATCGAGGAAGCCGCCCTCAAGAAGGAGAAGGACGCCCAGAGCCGGGAGCGCTTGCAGGCGTTGCGGGCGGAGCTCGCGGATCTGCAGACGCAAGCCGCCAGCATGCGTGCCCAGTGGCAGAAGGAGAAGGAAGCCATCGCCGCGGTGCGGGCGTTGCGCGAGCAGATCGAGCAGGTGCGGCGGGAGATGGCGGAGGCGGAGCGCAAGTACGACCTCAACCGCGCCGCCGAGCTCAAGCACGGCCGCTTGCCGGAGCTGGAACGGCAGCTGAAAGCCGGCGAGGCCGCCCTCTCCGACCCTTCCGGTAAGCGGCTGCTGCAGGAAGAGGTCACCGAGGGCGAGATCGCCGAGATCGTCTCACGCTGGACCGGCATCCCGGTCACCCGCCTCGTGGAGGGCGAGCGGGACAAGCTCCTGCGGCTCGACCAGATCCTGCATGAACGCGTCGTCGGCCAGGACGAAGCGGTGCAGCTGGTGGCGGACGCCGTACTCCGGGCACGCTCGGGGATCAAGGATCCACGCCGCCCCATCGGTTCGTTCATCTTCCTCGGCCCCACTGGGGTGGGGAAGACCGAGCTGGCCAAGGCGCTGGCGCAGGCCCTCTTCGACAGCGAGGACAACTTGGTGCGCATCGACATGAGCGAGTACATGGAGAAGCACACCGTCTCCCGGCTCCTCGGCGCCCCGCCGGGCTACGTCGGCTACGAGGAGGGCGGCCAGCTCACCGAGGCGGTGCGGCGCAAGCCCTACACCATCGTGCTCTTCGACGAGATCGAGAAGGCACACCATGATGTGTTTAACGTGCTGCTGCAAATTCTCGACGACGGGCGCGCCACCGATGCCCAGGGGCGCACCGTGGACTTCAAGAACACCGTCATCATCATGACCTCGAACGTCGGCTCGCCGCTCCTCCTCGAGGGCCTGACCGCCACGGGCGAGATCCGCCCGGCGGCCCGCGAAGCGGTGCTGCGCGAGCTGCGCGCCCACTTTCGGCCGGAGTTCTTGAACCGCGTCGACGAGGTGGTGTTGTTCAAACCGCTCACCTTCGAGGAGATCCAGTCCATCGTCGAGCTCTTGCTGCGCGATTTGCGCCGCCGGCTGCTGGAGCGAAGGATCGACCTGCAGCTCTCCGACGCGGCGCGGGAGCACGTGGCGCGCGCCGGCTACGACCCGGTCTACGGCGCCCGGCCGCTCAAGCGCACCCTGCAGCGCCAGATCGAGACGCGTCTCGGCCGCGCCCTCGTCGCCGGCCAGGTGCCCGACGGCGCCACCGTGCGCATCGACCTCGAAAACGGCGACCTCGCTTTCCACATCGAACCGCTGGCCGCCAGCGCCAGGGCGTCATGA
- a CDS encoding citrate/2-methylcitrate synthase translates to MSELSRGLEGVVVGSSAISKVYGDEGNLIYRGVSIHELAQQSSYEEVVFLLWNGRLPRRPELEEFSARLAAERQVPEAVLEWIRTAPEEDSMATLRTAVSALSAFDPDAEDTSLLAAERKAFRLVAGMATLVAAIGRSRDGAVFVPPHPNLPHAANFLYMLSGQEPDRAAARTFDQALVLHADHGFNASTFTARVTTSTLSDMHSAVVAAIGTLKGASHGGANTRVMQMLLQIDGSSQTPEVWVREQVAAGQRIMGFGHRVYKVEDPRATHLRQSSEALAKARGDDKWFVMSRRIEQYMGQDKGLFPNVDFYSASTYYMLNIPVHLYTPIFALSRVSGWTAHVLEQMQDNRLIRPRSNYTGPTAIPYVPLAQR, encoded by the coding sequence ATGTCCGAGTTGAGCCGCGGTCTCGAGGGCGTGGTCGTCGGTTCTTCGGCCATCTCCAAGGTGTACGGCGACGAAGGCAATCTCATCTATCGCGGCGTCAGCATCCACGAGTTGGCCCAGCAGTCGAGCTACGAGGAGGTCGTGTTCCTGCTCTGGAACGGGCGCTTGCCCCGCCGGCCGGAGCTGGAGGAGTTCTCCGCTCGCCTCGCCGCCGAGCGGCAGGTGCCGGAGGCCGTGCTCGAATGGATCCGCACCGCCCCGGAGGAAGACTCCATGGCGACGCTGCGCACCGCCGTGTCGGCTCTCTCCGCCTTCGACCCCGACGCCGAGGACACCAGCCTGCTGGCAGCGGAACGCAAGGCCTTCCGCCTGGTGGCCGGGATGGCGACGCTCGTGGCGGCGATCGGCCGATCCCGGGACGGCGCAGTCTTCGTGCCGCCGCACCCGAATCTGCCGCATGCGGCCAACTTCCTCTACATGCTGAGCGGCCAGGAGCCCGATCGGGCCGCGGCGCGCACCTTCGACCAGGCGCTGGTGCTGCATGCGGACCACGGCTTCAACGCCTCCACCTTCACCGCCCGCGTCACCACCTCGACGCTCTCGGACATGCATAGCGCCGTGGTGGCCGCCATCGGCACCCTCAAGGGGGCCTCCCACGGCGGCGCCAACACGCGGGTGATGCAGATGCTGCTGCAGATCGACGGCAGCTCGCAGACGCCGGAGGTGTGGGTGCGGGAACAGGTCGCGGCCGGGCAGCGCATCATGGGTTTCGGGCACCGGGTCTACAAAGTGGAGGATCCGCGGGCGACACACCTGCGCCAGTCCTCGGAGGCGCTCGCCAAGGCCCGGGGCGACGACAAGTGGTTCGTCATGTCCCGGCGGATCGAACAGTACATGGGGCAGGACAAGGGTCTCTTCCCGAATGTCGATTTCTACTCCGCCTCGACCTACTACATGCTGAACATTCCGGTGCACCTGTACACGCCCATCTTCGCCCTCTCCCGCGTCTCCGGGTGGACGGCCCATGTCCTGGAGCAGATGCAGGACAATCGCCTCATCCGGCCGCGCTCCAACTACACCGGGCCAACCGCCATTCCCTACGTGCCCCTGGCGCAGCGCTGA
- a CDS encoding VOC family protein, which translates to MSVQLNHTIVWCRDKQKSSAFLIGILGLPGPIPFGPMLVVKLGNSVSLDFYENDGEISSQHYAFLVGEDDFDRVVARLGDRAIAYWADPGRERAGEIYQHNGGRGLYFVDPDGHLLEVMTRPYEGIG; encoded by the coding sequence GTGAGCGTACAACTGAACCACACCATCGTCTGGTGCCGGGACAAGCAGAAATCTTCCGCGTTCCTCATCGGCATCTTGGGCCTGCCGGGCCCTATCCCCTTTGGACCCATGCTCGTCGTCAAGCTCGGCAACAGTGTTTCGCTGGATTTCTATGAGAACGACGGCGAGATTTCCTCCCAGCACTATGCTTTCCTCGTGGGGGAGGACGACTTCGACCGCGTCGTCGCCCGCCTCGGTGATCGCGCCATCGCGTATTGGGCCGACCCGGGCCGAGAACGGGCTGGGGAGATCTACCAGCACAACGGTGGACGGGGATTATACTTCGTGGATCCCGACGGCCATCTCCTCGAGGTCATGACCAGGCCTTACGAAGGCATCGGGTGA
- a CDS encoding DUF971 domain-containing protein, giving the protein MSVIPTEIERLGNHGVRIAWEDGHESEYRNADLRFGCSCALCVNEVTGVRHLRREQIPPDIRPTAVELVGHYAIHITWSDGHATGIYSYELLRELCPCAVCSQARSQGGG; this is encoded by the coding sequence GTGTCCGTCATTCCCACCGAGATCGAAAGGCTGGGGAACCACGGTGTCCGCATCGCCTGGGAAGACGGGCACGAGAGCGAGTATCGCAACGCCGACCTGCGCTTCGGCTGTTCCTGCGCCCTCTGCGTCAACGAGGTGACCGGCGTCCGCCATCTCCGGCGCGAGCAGATCCCCCCGGACATCCGTCCCACCGCCGTGGAGCTGGTGGGCCACTATGCCATCCACATCACCTGGAGCGATGGCCACGCCACCGGCATCTATTCCTACGAGCTCCTGCGCGAGCTCTGCCCCTGCGCTGTTTGCTCCCAAGCGCGCTCGCAGGGCGGCGGCTGA
- a CDS encoding aminoglycoside phosphotransferase family protein, with translation MWLEQLPDAVAALAQRWSLTLGAPFEHSDVGCSWVAPATRTDGTAAILKVALRHFEGEHEIEGLRFWGGDGMVRLLEAEESLGALLLERCEPGTTLRTLPEPEQDVVIASLLRRLWRPAPSSHPFRSLSEMLRRWREEIIARQEAWPDPVWTREALQLFEELSRPTPTDVLLVTDLHAGNVLRARREAWLAIDPKPFVGDATYDATQHLLNCRARLEADAEDTIRRFADRLEIDAQRLRWWTFARLGAEPGDAPSHENSAALARKLAP, from the coding sequence TTGTGGCTGGAGCAGCTGCCGGATGCGGTCGCCGCGTTGGCCCAGCGCTGGTCGCTGACGCTGGGGGCGCCGTTCGAGCATAGCGACGTGGGTTGCTCTTGGGTGGCGCCGGCGACGCGAACCGACGGCACTGCGGCGATACTCAAAGTCGCCCTGCGGCATTTCGAAGGCGAACACGAGATCGAAGGCTTGCGCTTCTGGGGCGGCGATGGAATGGTCCGGCTTCTCGAAGCGGAAGAGAGCCTCGGGGCCCTGCTGCTCGAACGTTGCGAACCAGGCACGACCCTGCGGACGCTCCCCGAGCCGGAACAGGACGTGGTGATCGCGAGCCTCTTGCGGCGACTCTGGCGGCCCGCTCCCTCATCGCACCCATTCCGTTCGCTGTCCGAGATGCTGCGACGCTGGAGGGAGGAGATCATCGCCCGCCAGGAAGCCTGGCCCGATCCGGTATGGACCCGCGAGGCGCTGCAGTTGTTCGAGGAGTTGTCCCGTCCCACGCCGACCGATGTCCTCTTGGTGACCGATCTCCACGCAGGGAACGTCTTGCGAGCCCGCCGGGAAGCTTGGCTCGCCATCGATCCCAAACCTTTCGTCGGGGACGCCACCTACGACGCCACGCAGCATCTACTCAACTGTCGTGCCCGCTTGGAAGCCGATGCAGAGGACACGATCCGTCGGTTTGCCGATCGCCTGGAGATCGACGCACAGCGTTTGCGCTGGTGGACGTTTGCGCGCCTGGGCGCGGAACCGGGCGATGCGCCTTCCCACGAAAACAGTGCCGCCCTGGCCCGGAAGCTGGCACCCTGA
- a CDS encoding MFS transporter — MSGGLFGRLGLDRPELRAWALYDWANSAFSATIVTAIFPVYYLEVACRGLPPAVATQRHALATTLALIVVALLAPGLGALADTRPLKKRFLGTFMSLGILACAGMAVVGDGDWLLGAALFALANIGASGSFVFYDSLLPHVARPDEADRVSTAGYALGYLGGGLLLALNLAWIRFPGAFGLPQSGAGATLPVRLAFVSVAVWWLLFALPLFRRVREPPSGRAPAAEGALRGTVRQLRDTVLALRHYRQAGLLLLAFLVYNDGVLTIVRMATIYGKEIGLPRDQLLLAILLVNFVGVPCAFFFGTLAGWIGPKKSIQGALVLFVGIGYLGFRLSTAWEFYLLALLVSMVLGGTQALSRSLFASMIPKSKSSEFFAFFAVAEKFAGILGPAVFALLIALTGSSRAAVLSIVVFFVIGGFLLSRVDVEEGRRAAQEADSQGAAAA; from the coding sequence ATGAGCGGCGGTCTGTTCGGCCGCCTCGGCCTCGACCGGCCCGAGCTGCGCGCCTGGGCGCTCTACGATTGGGCCAACTCCGCCTTCTCCGCCACCATCGTGACCGCGATCTTCCCGGTCTACTACCTCGAGGTCGCCTGCCGCGGTCTGCCGCCCGCGGTGGCGACGCAACGGCACGCGCTGGCGACCACGCTGGCGCTCATCGTCGTCGCCCTCCTCGCCCCGGGCCTCGGTGCCCTCGCGGACACGCGGCCGCTGAAGAAACGCTTCCTCGGCACCTTCATGAGCCTCGGCATCCTCGCCTGCGCCGGCATGGCCGTGGTCGGCGACGGCGACTGGCTGCTCGGCGCGGCGCTCTTCGCCCTCGCCAACATCGGTGCTTCGGGCAGCTTCGTCTTCTACGACTCGCTCTTGCCCCACGTGGCGCGACCCGACGAGGCGGACCGGGTCTCCACCGCGGGCTACGCCCTCGGCTATCTGGGCGGCGGCCTGCTGCTCGCCCTCAACCTGGCGTGGATCCGCTTCCCCGGCGCCTTCGGCCTGCCCCAAAGCGGGGCCGGCGCGACGCTGCCGGTGCGCCTCGCCTTCGTCTCCGTGGCGGTGTGGTGGCTGCTCTTCGCGCTGCCGCTCTTCCGCCGCGTCCGCGAACCGCCCTCGGGCCGGGCGCCGGCGGCGGAGGGGGCGCTCCGCGGCACGGTGCGGCAGCTGCGCGACACCGTGCTGGCGTTGCGGCACTACCGGCAGGCGGGGCTGCTCTTGCTCGCTTTCCTCGTCTACAACGATGGCGTGCTCACCATCGTCCGCATGGCCACGATCTACGGCAAGGAGATCGGCCTGCCGCGGGACCAGCTCCTCCTCGCCATCCTGCTGGTGAACTTCGTCGGCGTCCCCTGCGCCTTCTTCTTCGGCACCCTCGCCGGCTGGATCGGGCCGAAGAAGTCGATCCAGGGCGCCCTGGTGCTCTTCGTCGGCATCGGCTATCTGGGCTTCCGCCTGTCCACGGCATGGGAGTTCTACCTCCTCGCCCTGCTGGTCTCCATGGTGCTCGGCGGCACGCAGGCGCTGTCGCGCTCGCTCTTCGCCAGCATGATCCCGAAGTCGAAGTCCTCGGAGTTCTTCGCCTTCTTCGCCGTGGCGGAGAAGTTCGCCGGCATCCTGGGCCCGGCGGTCTTCGCCCTGCTCATCGCCCTCACCGGCTCGAGCCGCGCCGCGGTGCTCTCCATCGTCGTCTTCTTCGTCATCGGCGGCTTCCTCCTCTCCCGGGTCGACGTGGAGGAGGGGCGGCGCGCCGCCCAGGAGGCCGACTCCCAGGGCGCCGCGGCCGCGTGA
- a CDS encoding diacylglycerol kinase family protein, translating into MRCIGVGMRCFVVVNPAACRGGRAGTPAALEAALRRHALPFEMVRTTRAGEAASLVAEHGSAFDAVVVCGGDGTIHEVLQSLDLERHILGVVPAGTGNDFAWMNGWPSQVEACVERVAAARERRVDLGAWNGRRFHNSIGLGFEGRVNYESHRIRRLRGPAVYLAAVARTLAQRTPAPLRFEWDGGSWEGEVFMASVCIGRRVGGAFRLAPQARNDDGLFDLCFVRDLDLWRILALLPRTFSGAHLRSPHVRALQTPQLRIEAPQGIPVHVDGEFVALDVRLLELRCLPGALRTF; encoded by the coding sequence ATGCGCTGCATCGGGGTAGGAATGCGCTGCTTCGTCGTCGTCAATCCCGCCGCCTGCCGCGGCGGCCGCGCCGGCACGCCCGCGGCGCTGGAGGCAGCCCTGCGCCGCCACGCTCTGCCCTTCGAGATGGTGCGGACGACGCGGGCCGGGGAGGCTGCCTCCCTGGTGGCGGAACACGGCAGCGCCTTCGACGCCGTCGTCGTCTGCGGCGGTGATGGCACCATCCACGAGGTCCTGCAGTCCCTCGACCTGGAAAGGCACATCCTCGGCGTCGTCCCCGCCGGGACGGGGAACGACTTCGCCTGGATGAACGGCTGGCCTTCCCAAGTGGAAGCTTGCGTCGAGCGCGTCGCCGCGGCGCGGGAGCGGCGCGTCGATCTCGGCGCCTGGAACGGGCGGCGCTTCCACAACAGCATCGGCCTCGGCTTCGAGGGCCGGGTCAACTACGAGAGCCACCGCATCCGGCGCTTGCGCGGCCCGGCGGTCTACCTCGCCGCCGTGGCCCGCACGCTGGCGCAGCGGACCCCCGCACCGCTCCGCTTCGAGTGGGACGGCGGCAGCTGGGAAGGCGAGGTGTTCATGGCCTCCGTCTGTATCGGCCGGCGCGTCGGCGGCGCTTTCCGCCTGGCACCGCAGGCACGCAACGACGACGGCTTGTTCGACCTCTGCTTCGTCCGCGACCTCGATCTCTGGCGCATCCTGGCGCTCCTGCCCCGCACCTTCAGCGGCGCACACCTGCGCTCGCCCCATGTGCGCGCGCTGCAGACCCCCCAGCTCCGCATCGAGGCCCCGCAGGGAATCCCGGTGCACGTGGACGGCGAGTTCGTCGCCCTCGACGTGCGCTTGCTGGAGCTGCGCTGCTTGCCCGGCGCGCTCCGTACTTTCTGA